One Setaria italica strain Yugu1 chromosome I, Setaria_italica_v2.0, whole genome shotgun sequence DNA window includes the following coding sequences:
- the LOC101786766 gene encoding uncharacterized protein LOC101786766 isoform X3, translating into MSTFSPPSPAPARNRIPLARVRLDDLAPFDGASTRAYATAVDAIAESFTRHGAAALELPAPDAAIVRCGLESARAFFHARPGLYVYRAGRALDDGELSPACMVDAFRCLGKAARAALCAIARNLRLRSDAFSRLLDDNPLPLNEVSASELLVSFSHGHLQSGQPPIVGLRSSMPQVDRGFVTLVASDHPGIEVCNPNGHWYLADGVSGPNDLLLLTGRALSHVTAGIQLNSQYRTTNSENRASLMFRLMPRADAILDCSPISAAGHCIPQIYQPISACQFMDDLRAEEHIVSHHSEAPCESQGNFVNEPSLRSVLSDPLSGAFLEDAMVLSCGHSFGGLMLKKVLEMARCSICNEEVDAASLFPNLALRAVATVVKMEDDRRLFHNAALRKRRKEVTELMDARNGSSKQENSEVGLDAENSRAFKGVQYPFTVGDRVLIMGNKRTPDKFVGKEAVITSQCLNGCLCRYLVKAVDSGESIRLQYRSLKKAGEPQVQAQAQAQAQAEMRSQQALAFLQNKQ; encoded by the exons ATGTCGACCTTCTCTCCTCCATCCCCCGCACCCGCTAGGAATAGGATCCCCCTCGCCAGGGTGCGCCTCGACGATTTGGCGCCCTTCGACGGCGCCTCCACCCGAGCCTACGCCACCGCCGTCGACGCCATCGCCGAATCTTTCAcgcgccacggcgccgccgctctcgaGCTCCCCGCACCTGACGCCGCTATCGTCCGCTGCGGCCTCGAGTCTGCGCGCGCATTTTTCCACGCCCGCCCCGGTCTCTATGTCTACCGCGCCGGGAg GGCTCTGGATGATGGAGAGTTGTCGCCTGCTTGCATGGTCGATGCTTTCAGATGTCTGGGTAAGGCAGCCCGTGCTGCTCTCTGTGCAATAGCACGCAACCTTCGCCTACGTTCAGA TGCTTTCAGCCGTTTGCTTGATGACAATCCGTTGCCTCTTAATGAGGTTTCAGCCTCAGAATTGCTGGTGTCATTTTCTCATGGACACCTCCAAAGTGGCCAGCCACCTATAGTGGGCCTCAGGTCATCAATGCCTCAAGTAGATAGGGGTTTTGTTACACTGGTTGCTTCTGACCATCCAGGAATTGAG GTTTGCAACCCAAATGGTCATTGGTACCTGGCAGATGGGGTCTCAGGCCCTAATGACCTATTGCTTTTGACTGGAAGAGCCTTGAGTCACGTTACTGCCGGTATACAGCTAAATTCTCAGTACAGGACCACTAACAGCGAAAACAG GGCATCACTCATGTTTAGGCTGATGCCTCGTGCCGATGCTATATTGGACTGCTCTCCAATTTCAGCTGCTGGACATTGCATACCACAGATCTACCAGCCCATATCCGCATGCCAATTTATGGATGATTTGCGTGCGGAAGAGCATATTGTTTCCCATCACTCAGAAGCACCTTGT GAATCACAGGGGAACTTTGTTAATGAACCATCCCTCAGAAGTGTACTCTCAGATCCTTTGTC TGGGGCTTTTCTTGAAGATGCTATGGTTCTCTCATGTGGACACTCTTTTGGTGGCCTCATGCTGAAGAAAGTTCTTGAAATG GCAAGGTGCAGCATTTGCAATGAAGAAGTTGATGCTGCCTCCTTATTCCCTAACCTTG CTCTAAGAGCGGTAGCTACAGTGGTGAAGATGGAAGACGATAGAAGGCTGTTTCATAATGCCGCCCTTCGGAAGCGCAGGAAAGAAGTGACTGAGCTTATGGATGCACGAAACGGAAGTAGCAAG CAGGAGAATAGTGAGGTGGGGTTAGATGCTGAAAACTCCAGAGCATTCAAGGGGGTGCAGTACCCGTTTACGGTGGGCGACAGAGTCCTGATCATG GGAAACAAAAGGACGCCTGATAAATTTGTTGGGAAGGAGGCAGTGATCACATCGCAGTGCCTGAATGGCTG TCTGTGCAGGTACCTTGTGAAGGCAGTTGATAGTGGAGAAAGCATACGGCTGCAGTACAGGTCGCTGAAGAAAGCGGGGGAGCCGCAGGTGCAAGCGCAAGCGCAAGCGCAAGCACAGGCCGAGATGAGATCGCAGCAGGCCCTGGCATTCCTGCAGAACAAACAATGA
- the LOC101786766 gene encoding uncharacterized protein LOC101786766 isoform X1 — protein MSTFSPPSPAPARNRIPLARVRLDDLAPFDGASTRAYATAVDAIAESFTRHGAAALELPAPDAAIVRCGLESARAFFHARPGLYVYRAGRALDDGELSPACMVDAFRCLGKAARAALCAIARNLRLRSDAFSRLLDDNPLPLNEVSASELLVSFSHGHLQSGQPPIVGLRSSMPQVDRGFVTLVASDHPGIEVCNPNGHWYLADGVSGPNDLLLLTGRALSHVTAGIQLNSQYRTTNSENRASLMFRLMPRADAILDCSPISAAGHCIPQIYQPISACQFMDDLRAEEHIVSHHSEAPCESQGNFVNEPSLRSVLSDPLSGAFLEDAMVLSCGHSFGGLMLKKVLEMARCSICNEEVDAASLFPNLALRAVATVVKMEDDRRLFHNAALRKRRKEVTELMDARNGSSKQENSEVGLDAENSRAFKGVQYPFTVGDRVLIMGNKRTPDKFVGKEAVITSQCLNGWSLCRYLVKAVDSGESIRLQYRSLKKAGEPQVQAQAQAQAQAEMRSQQALAFLQNKQ, from the exons ATGTCGACCTTCTCTCCTCCATCCCCCGCACCCGCTAGGAATAGGATCCCCCTCGCCAGGGTGCGCCTCGACGATTTGGCGCCCTTCGACGGCGCCTCCACCCGAGCCTACGCCACCGCCGTCGACGCCATCGCCGAATCTTTCAcgcgccacggcgccgccgctctcgaGCTCCCCGCACCTGACGCCGCTATCGTCCGCTGCGGCCTCGAGTCTGCGCGCGCATTTTTCCACGCCCGCCCCGGTCTCTATGTCTACCGCGCCGGGAg GGCTCTGGATGATGGAGAGTTGTCGCCTGCTTGCATGGTCGATGCTTTCAGATGTCTGGGTAAGGCAGCCCGTGCTGCTCTCTGTGCAATAGCACGCAACCTTCGCCTACGTTCAGA TGCTTTCAGCCGTTTGCTTGATGACAATCCGTTGCCTCTTAATGAGGTTTCAGCCTCAGAATTGCTGGTGTCATTTTCTCATGGACACCTCCAAAGTGGCCAGCCACCTATAGTGGGCCTCAGGTCATCAATGCCTCAAGTAGATAGGGGTTTTGTTACACTGGTTGCTTCTGACCATCCAGGAATTGAG GTTTGCAACCCAAATGGTCATTGGTACCTGGCAGATGGGGTCTCAGGCCCTAATGACCTATTGCTTTTGACTGGAAGAGCCTTGAGTCACGTTACTGCCGGTATACAGCTAAATTCTCAGTACAGGACCACTAACAGCGAAAACAG GGCATCACTCATGTTTAGGCTGATGCCTCGTGCCGATGCTATATTGGACTGCTCTCCAATTTCAGCTGCTGGACATTGCATACCACAGATCTACCAGCCCATATCCGCATGCCAATTTATGGATGATTTGCGTGCGGAAGAGCATATTGTTTCCCATCACTCAGAAGCACCTTGT GAATCACAGGGGAACTTTGTTAATGAACCATCCCTCAGAAGTGTACTCTCAGATCCTTTGTC TGGGGCTTTTCTTGAAGATGCTATGGTTCTCTCATGTGGACACTCTTTTGGTGGCCTCATGCTGAAGAAAGTTCTTGAAATG GCAAGGTGCAGCATTTGCAATGAAGAAGTTGATGCTGCCTCCTTATTCCCTAACCTTG CTCTAAGAGCGGTAGCTACAGTGGTGAAGATGGAAGACGATAGAAGGCTGTTTCATAATGCCGCCCTTCGGAAGCGCAGGAAAGAAGTGACTGAGCTTATGGATGCACGAAACGGAAGTAGCAAG CAGGAGAATAGTGAGGTGGGGTTAGATGCTGAAAACTCCAGAGCATTCAAGGGGGTGCAGTACCCGTTTACGGTGGGCGACAGAGTCCTGATCATG GGAAACAAAAGGACGCCTGATAAATTTGTTGGGAAGGAGGCAGTGATCACATCGCAGTGCCTGAATGGCTG GAGTCTGTGCAGGTACCTTGTGAAGGCAGTTGATAGTGGAGAAAGCATACGGCTGCAGTACAGGTCGCTGAAGAAAGCGGGGGAGCCGCAGGTGCAAGCGCAAGCGCAAGCGCAAGCACAGGCCGAGATGAGATCGCAGCAGGCCCTGGCATTCCTGCAGAACAAACAATGA
- the LOC101786766 gene encoding uncharacterized protein LOC101786766 isoform X2 — protein sequence MSTFSPPSPAPARNRIPLARVRLDDLAPFDGASTRAYATAVDAIAESFTRHGAAALELPAPDAAIVRCGLESARAFFHARPGLYVYRAGRALDDGELSPACMVDAFRCLGKAARAALCAIARNLRLRSDAFSRLLDDNPLPLNEVSASELLVSFSHGHLQSGQPPIVGLRSSMPQVDRGFVTLVASDHPGIEVCNPNGHWYLADGVSGPNDLLLLTGRALSHVTAGIQLNSQYRTTNSENRASLMFRLMPRADAILDCSPISAAGHCIPQIYQPISACQFMDDLRAEEHIVSHHSEAPCESQGNFVNEPSLRSVLSDPLSGAFLEDAMVLSCGHSFGGLMLKKVLEMARCSICNEEVDAASLFPNLALRAVATVVKMEDDRRLFHNAALRKRRKEVTELMDARNGSSKENSEVGLDAENSRAFKGVQYPFTVGDRVLIMGNKRTPDKFVGKEAVITSQCLNGWSLCRYLVKAVDSGESIRLQYRSLKKAGEPQVQAQAQAQAQAEMRSQQALAFLQNKQ from the exons ATGTCGACCTTCTCTCCTCCATCCCCCGCACCCGCTAGGAATAGGATCCCCCTCGCCAGGGTGCGCCTCGACGATTTGGCGCCCTTCGACGGCGCCTCCACCCGAGCCTACGCCACCGCCGTCGACGCCATCGCCGAATCTTTCAcgcgccacggcgccgccgctctcgaGCTCCCCGCACCTGACGCCGCTATCGTCCGCTGCGGCCTCGAGTCTGCGCGCGCATTTTTCCACGCCCGCCCCGGTCTCTATGTCTACCGCGCCGGGAg GGCTCTGGATGATGGAGAGTTGTCGCCTGCTTGCATGGTCGATGCTTTCAGATGTCTGGGTAAGGCAGCCCGTGCTGCTCTCTGTGCAATAGCACGCAACCTTCGCCTACGTTCAGA TGCTTTCAGCCGTTTGCTTGATGACAATCCGTTGCCTCTTAATGAGGTTTCAGCCTCAGAATTGCTGGTGTCATTTTCTCATGGACACCTCCAAAGTGGCCAGCCACCTATAGTGGGCCTCAGGTCATCAATGCCTCAAGTAGATAGGGGTTTTGTTACACTGGTTGCTTCTGACCATCCAGGAATTGAG GTTTGCAACCCAAATGGTCATTGGTACCTGGCAGATGGGGTCTCAGGCCCTAATGACCTATTGCTTTTGACTGGAAGAGCCTTGAGTCACGTTACTGCCGGTATACAGCTAAATTCTCAGTACAGGACCACTAACAGCGAAAACAG GGCATCACTCATGTTTAGGCTGATGCCTCGTGCCGATGCTATATTGGACTGCTCTCCAATTTCAGCTGCTGGACATTGCATACCACAGATCTACCAGCCCATATCCGCATGCCAATTTATGGATGATTTGCGTGCGGAAGAGCATATTGTTTCCCATCACTCAGAAGCACCTTGT GAATCACAGGGGAACTTTGTTAATGAACCATCCCTCAGAAGTGTACTCTCAGATCCTTTGTC TGGGGCTTTTCTTGAAGATGCTATGGTTCTCTCATGTGGACACTCTTTTGGTGGCCTCATGCTGAAGAAAGTTCTTGAAATG GCAAGGTGCAGCATTTGCAATGAAGAAGTTGATGCTGCCTCCTTATTCCCTAACCTTG CTCTAAGAGCGGTAGCTACAGTGGTGAAGATGGAAGACGATAGAAGGCTGTTTCATAATGCCGCCCTTCGGAAGCGCAGGAAAGAAGTGACTGAGCTTATGGATGCACGAAACGGAAGTAGCAAG GAGAATAGTGAGGTGGGGTTAGATGCTGAAAACTCCAGAGCATTCAAGGGGGTGCAGTACCCGTTTACGGTGGGCGACAGAGTCCTGATCATG GGAAACAAAAGGACGCCTGATAAATTTGTTGGGAAGGAGGCAGTGATCACATCGCAGTGCCTGAATGGCTG GAGTCTGTGCAGGTACCTTGTGAAGGCAGTTGATAGTGGAGAAAGCATACGGCTGCAGTACAGGTCGCTGAAGAAAGCGGGGGAGCCGCAGGTGCAAGCGCAAGCGCAAGCGCAAGCACAGGCCGAGATGAGATCGCAGCAGGCCCTGGCATTCCTGCAGAACAAACAATGA
- the LOC101786766 gene encoding uncharacterized protein LOC101786766 isoform X4, giving the protein MSTFSPPSPAPARNRIPLARVRLDDLAPFDGASTRAYATAVDAIAESFTRHGAAALELPAPDAAIVRCGLESARAFFHARPGLYVYRAGRALDDGELSPACMVDAFRCLGKAARAALCAIARNLRLRSDAFSRLLDDNPLPLNEVSASELLVSFSHGHLQSGQPPIVGLRSSMPQVDRGFVTLVASDHPGIEVCNPNGHWYLADGVSGPNDLLLLTGRALSHVTAGIQLNSQYRTTNSENRASLMFRLMPRADAILDCSPISAAGHCIPQIYQPISACQFMDDLRAEEHIVSHHSEAPCESQGNFVNEPSLRSVLSDPLSGAFLEDAMVLSCGHSFGGLMLKKVLEMARCSICNEEVDAASLFPNLALRAVATVVKMEDDRRLFHNAALRKRRKEVTELMDARNGSSKQENSEVGLDAENSRAFKGVQYPFTVGDRVLIMGNKRTPDKFVGKEAVITSQCLNGWYLVKAVDSGESIRLQYRSLKKAGEPQVQAQAQAQAQAEMRSQQALAFLQNKQ; this is encoded by the exons ATGTCGACCTTCTCTCCTCCATCCCCCGCACCCGCTAGGAATAGGATCCCCCTCGCCAGGGTGCGCCTCGACGATTTGGCGCCCTTCGACGGCGCCTCCACCCGAGCCTACGCCACCGCCGTCGACGCCATCGCCGAATCTTTCAcgcgccacggcgccgccgctctcgaGCTCCCCGCACCTGACGCCGCTATCGTCCGCTGCGGCCTCGAGTCTGCGCGCGCATTTTTCCACGCCCGCCCCGGTCTCTATGTCTACCGCGCCGGGAg GGCTCTGGATGATGGAGAGTTGTCGCCTGCTTGCATGGTCGATGCTTTCAGATGTCTGGGTAAGGCAGCCCGTGCTGCTCTCTGTGCAATAGCACGCAACCTTCGCCTACGTTCAGA TGCTTTCAGCCGTTTGCTTGATGACAATCCGTTGCCTCTTAATGAGGTTTCAGCCTCAGAATTGCTGGTGTCATTTTCTCATGGACACCTCCAAAGTGGCCAGCCACCTATAGTGGGCCTCAGGTCATCAATGCCTCAAGTAGATAGGGGTTTTGTTACACTGGTTGCTTCTGACCATCCAGGAATTGAG GTTTGCAACCCAAATGGTCATTGGTACCTGGCAGATGGGGTCTCAGGCCCTAATGACCTATTGCTTTTGACTGGAAGAGCCTTGAGTCACGTTACTGCCGGTATACAGCTAAATTCTCAGTACAGGACCACTAACAGCGAAAACAG GGCATCACTCATGTTTAGGCTGATGCCTCGTGCCGATGCTATATTGGACTGCTCTCCAATTTCAGCTGCTGGACATTGCATACCACAGATCTACCAGCCCATATCCGCATGCCAATTTATGGATGATTTGCGTGCGGAAGAGCATATTGTTTCCCATCACTCAGAAGCACCTTGT GAATCACAGGGGAACTTTGTTAATGAACCATCCCTCAGAAGTGTACTCTCAGATCCTTTGTC TGGGGCTTTTCTTGAAGATGCTATGGTTCTCTCATGTGGACACTCTTTTGGTGGCCTCATGCTGAAGAAAGTTCTTGAAATG GCAAGGTGCAGCATTTGCAATGAAGAAGTTGATGCTGCCTCCTTATTCCCTAACCTTG CTCTAAGAGCGGTAGCTACAGTGGTGAAGATGGAAGACGATAGAAGGCTGTTTCATAATGCCGCCCTTCGGAAGCGCAGGAAAGAAGTGACTGAGCTTATGGATGCACGAAACGGAAGTAGCAAG CAGGAGAATAGTGAGGTGGGGTTAGATGCTGAAAACTCCAGAGCATTCAAGGGGGTGCAGTACCCGTTTACGGTGGGCGACAGAGTCCTGATCATG GGAAACAAAAGGACGCCTGATAAATTTGTTGGGAAGGAGGCAGTGATCACATCGCAGTGCCTGAATGGCTG GTACCTTGTGAAGGCAGTTGATAGTGGAGAAAGCATACGGCTGCAGTACAGGTCGCTGAAGAAAGCGGGGGAGCCGCAGGTGCAAGCGCAAGCGCAAGCGCAAGCACAGGCCGAGATGAGATCGCAGCAGGCCCTGGCATTCCTGCAGAACAAACAATGA
- the LOC101786766 gene encoding uncharacterized protein LOC101786766 isoform X5 encodes MSTFSPPSPAPARNRIPLARVRLDDLAPFDGASTRAYATAVDAIAESFTRHGAAALELPAPDAAIVRCGLESARAFFHARPGLYVYRAGRALDDGELSPACMVDAFRCLGKAARAALCAIARNLRLRSDAFSRLLDDNPLPLNEVSASELLVSFSHGHLQSGQPPIVGLRSSMPQVDRGFVTLVASDHPGIEVCNPNGHWYLADGVSGPNDLLLLTGRALSHVTAGIQLNSQYRTTNSENRASLMFRLMPRADAILDCSPISAAGHCIPQIYQPISACQFMDDLRAEEHIVSHHSEAPCESQGNFVNEPSLRSVLSDPLSGAFLEDAMVLSCGHSFGGLMLKKVLEMARCSICNEEVDAASLFPNLALRAVATVVKMEDDRRLFHNAALRKRRKEVTELMDARNGSSKENSEVGLDAENSRAFKGVQYPFTVGDRVLIMGNKRTPDKFVGKEAVITSQCLNGWYLVKAVDSGESIRLQYRSLKKAGEPQVQAQAQAQAQAEMRSQQALAFLQNKQ; translated from the exons ATGTCGACCTTCTCTCCTCCATCCCCCGCACCCGCTAGGAATAGGATCCCCCTCGCCAGGGTGCGCCTCGACGATTTGGCGCCCTTCGACGGCGCCTCCACCCGAGCCTACGCCACCGCCGTCGACGCCATCGCCGAATCTTTCAcgcgccacggcgccgccgctctcgaGCTCCCCGCACCTGACGCCGCTATCGTCCGCTGCGGCCTCGAGTCTGCGCGCGCATTTTTCCACGCCCGCCCCGGTCTCTATGTCTACCGCGCCGGGAg GGCTCTGGATGATGGAGAGTTGTCGCCTGCTTGCATGGTCGATGCTTTCAGATGTCTGGGTAAGGCAGCCCGTGCTGCTCTCTGTGCAATAGCACGCAACCTTCGCCTACGTTCAGA TGCTTTCAGCCGTTTGCTTGATGACAATCCGTTGCCTCTTAATGAGGTTTCAGCCTCAGAATTGCTGGTGTCATTTTCTCATGGACACCTCCAAAGTGGCCAGCCACCTATAGTGGGCCTCAGGTCATCAATGCCTCAAGTAGATAGGGGTTTTGTTACACTGGTTGCTTCTGACCATCCAGGAATTGAG GTTTGCAACCCAAATGGTCATTGGTACCTGGCAGATGGGGTCTCAGGCCCTAATGACCTATTGCTTTTGACTGGAAGAGCCTTGAGTCACGTTACTGCCGGTATACAGCTAAATTCTCAGTACAGGACCACTAACAGCGAAAACAG GGCATCACTCATGTTTAGGCTGATGCCTCGTGCCGATGCTATATTGGACTGCTCTCCAATTTCAGCTGCTGGACATTGCATACCACAGATCTACCAGCCCATATCCGCATGCCAATTTATGGATGATTTGCGTGCGGAAGAGCATATTGTTTCCCATCACTCAGAAGCACCTTGT GAATCACAGGGGAACTTTGTTAATGAACCATCCCTCAGAAGTGTACTCTCAGATCCTTTGTC TGGGGCTTTTCTTGAAGATGCTATGGTTCTCTCATGTGGACACTCTTTTGGTGGCCTCATGCTGAAGAAAGTTCTTGAAATG GCAAGGTGCAGCATTTGCAATGAAGAAGTTGATGCTGCCTCCTTATTCCCTAACCTTG CTCTAAGAGCGGTAGCTACAGTGGTGAAGATGGAAGACGATAGAAGGCTGTTTCATAATGCCGCCCTTCGGAAGCGCAGGAAAGAAGTGACTGAGCTTATGGATGCACGAAACGGAAGTAGCAAG GAGAATAGTGAGGTGGGGTTAGATGCTGAAAACTCCAGAGCATTCAAGGGGGTGCAGTACCCGTTTACGGTGGGCGACAGAGTCCTGATCATG GGAAACAAAAGGACGCCTGATAAATTTGTTGGGAAGGAGGCAGTGATCACATCGCAGTGCCTGAATGGCTG GTACCTTGTGAAGGCAGTTGATAGTGGAGAAAGCATACGGCTGCAGTACAGGTCGCTGAAGAAAGCGGGGGAGCCGCAGGTGCAAGCGCAAGCGCAAGCGCAAGCACAGGCCGAGATGAGATCGCAGCAGGCCCTGGCATTCCTGCAGAACAAACAATGA
- the LOC101753565 gene encoding uncharacterized protein LOC101753565, giving the protein MMNVVASHPQNLQLPLQDASLSLSLRGRLFINSKGSNKVQCLPASSPCSSSGGRCSSSIHHPHTRRFAVIRAAGDGRGGESSSGGQDDDDEEGGGDNEVPQSSSSSSSSREDLERLVGPDEDDKFNGLDLANLIRKKYGRSYDVTLIKKEFMGRNLLAMNVMWKYREQRSFPLSEEEYLLRLDEVANTLRCWGAVAHVRNTLEKLKERPRIGKAVSIFIDMDQTGGRANEWIYK; this is encoded by the exons ATGATGAATGTTGTGGCTAGCCATCCCCAAAACCTGCAGCTGCCCCTTCAGGATGCCTCTCTGAGTCTGAGCCTGAGAGGGAGATTATTCATCAACAGCAAGGGCTCCAATAAGGTGCAGTGCCTGCCAGCTTcttctccttgttcttcttcaggtggtagatgcagcagcagcatccaccACCCCCACACAAGGAGGTTTGCAGTTATCAGAGCGGCCGGTGACGGCAGAGGCGGTGAATCGTCAAGCGGCGGCCaagacgatgatgatgaagaaggaGGAGGTGACAATGAGGTGCcgcaaagcagcagcagcagcagcagctcccgAGAGGATCTGGAGCGCCTGGTCGGGCCTGACGAGGACGACAAGTTCAACGGGTTGGACCTTGCAAACCTCATCAGGAAGAAGTACGGAAGATCCTACGATGTGACGTTGATAAAGAAG GAGTTCATGGGGAGGAATCTGCTTGCGATGAATGTGATGTGGAAGTACAGGGAGCAGAGGTCGTTCCCGCTGAGCGAGGAGGAGTACCTGCTGCGGCTGGACGAGGTGGCCAACACGCTGCGGTGCTGGGGCGCCGTGGCGCACGTCCGCAACACCCTGGAGAAGCTCAAGGAGAGGCCGCGCATCGGCAAGGCCGTCAGCATCTTCATCGACATGGACCAGACGGGAGGAAGAGCCAACGAGTGGATCTACAAGTGA